Proteins co-encoded in one Arthrobacter sp. ERGS1:01 genomic window:
- a CDS encoding ABC transporter permease, which translates to MIRYIASRLAIAAALLLGLMSLSFGLVSLLPGDPAVALLGEYATPSDIARINSQLGLDKPFGERYLDYMGHVLRGDLGKSFFTGNSVGQDLWTRLPNTLVYLVPGLLLALVFGVAIGTFAAYRSGRLPDKTFTVGVSVLMAMPEFVLALLLLFIFYQKLHIAPAPLGMISASDIPPPTVTGSLLVDAVIGGKWAILASVMSRAALPVITIGVFFAAPFGKTVRTGLLQILNSPQIEFARACGLRPMQVYRYALSDVRASLMTYMVLLFAAALSGSAIIESVFSWPGIGGWSLDGVLKGDLPVIQGFVLVMGAMSLLGYVALDTLITLLDPRARELAIRPRGRRRQVLPTAAAGHSSENNSVKTS; encoded by the coding sequence ATGATTCGATACATTGCGTCGCGACTGGCCATCGCGGCGGCCCTTCTCCTGGGCCTAATGTCGTTGAGCTTTGGCCTTGTCTCACTCTTGCCCGGTGATCCGGCCGTGGCCCTGCTGGGCGAATACGCCACACCGAGCGACATTGCACGCATCAACTCCCAGCTGGGTCTCGATAAACCATTTGGGGAAAGATATCTGGACTACATGGGCCACGTGCTGCGGGGCGATCTGGGCAAGTCCTTCTTTACCGGGAATTCCGTGGGCCAGGATTTGTGGACACGGCTGCCCAATACGCTCGTCTACCTGGTGCCTGGGCTCCTCCTTGCGCTCGTGTTCGGAGTTGCGATCGGCACCTTTGCCGCGTACCGCAGCGGCCGCCTCCCGGACAAGACGTTTACGGTGGGTGTTTCCGTACTCATGGCAATGCCCGAATTCGTCCTCGCCCTGCTACTGCTCTTCATTTTTTACCAGAAGCTGCACATTGCACCGGCACCCCTGGGCATGATCTCAGCATCGGACATCCCTCCACCAACTGTCACCGGGTCGCTATTGGTGGATGCGGTCATTGGCGGCAAATGGGCCATCCTCGCATCCGTCATGAGCAGGGCGGCACTGCCCGTCATAACGATCGGTGTCTTCTTCGCGGCACCGTTTGGCAAGACTGTTCGCACCGGCCTCCTGCAAATCCTGAATTCGCCGCAAATCGAGTTCGCGAGAGCCTGCGGACTGCGACCGATGCAGGTGTACCGATATGCACTTAGTGACGTCAGGGCCTCACTCATGACCTACATGGTGCTGCTATTCGCCGCTGCCCTCAGCGGCTCGGCAATCATTGAAAGCGTATTCTCCTGGCCGGGCATCGGCGGCTGGTCGCTCGACGGCGTCCTGAAGGGCGACTTGCCCGTAATCCAGGGATTCGTGCTCGTCATGGGCGCCATGAGCCTGCTCGGCTACGTCGCCCTCGACACCCTCATCACCTTGCTCGACCCACGGGCCCGCGAGCTGGCCATCCGTCCGCGCGGTCGCCGTCGTCAGGTCTTGCCCACGGCTGCGGCCGGGCACAGCAGCGAAAATAACAGCGTAAAAACCTCTTGA
- a CDS encoding ABC transporter ATP-binding protein, with the protein MAIIEVKDLFKTFQAPGGRVVAAVDNVSFSVEAGTCLGIIGESGSGKSTLGRLLLRLHEADSGSILLDGQDIRALGAAALRKQRQHWQIVFQEPFASLNPRLSIRQIVEEPLIVARTFKSRSERQEKVVRTLEEVGLSAEFLDRRPANLSGGQQQRVGIARALVTDPTIVVLDEPTSSLDLTIRASILRMLSELQRARGLTYVFISHDIDTVRHFCSQVAVMHRGRFIEVGTAHDVLNDSREPYTQKLLAAAMPPLSYIPPGDVADPDPLIPPKVVTA; encoded by the coding sequence ATGGCAATAATCGAGGTCAAGGATCTCTTCAAGACATTCCAGGCTCCCGGCGGACGGGTGGTCGCAGCCGTTGACAACGTCTCCTTCTCCGTCGAAGCCGGCACCTGCCTGGGGATCATCGGCGAAAGCGGCTCCGGCAAATCGACGCTGGGACGGCTCCTCCTGCGGCTCCACGAGGCGGATTCGGGTTCCATCCTGCTCGATGGGCAGGACATCCGGGCACTGGGGGCTGCGGCCCTGCGAAAGCAGCGCCAACATTGGCAAATTGTGTTCCAGGAACCATTCGCCTCGCTCAATCCACGGCTGAGCATTCGCCAGATTGTGGAAGAGCCGCTCATCGTCGCCCGGACGTTCAAGTCCAGGTCCGAACGTCAGGAAAAGGTGGTCCGGACGCTTGAGGAAGTCGGCCTGTCCGCAGAGTTCCTCGACAGGCGTCCGGCCAACCTCAGCGGCGGCCAGCAACAACGCGTGGGGATCGCCAGGGCGCTCGTGACGGATCCGACAATTGTGGTCCTTGATGAGCCAACATCTTCACTCGACCTGACAATTCGCGCCTCAATACTGCGGATGCTCTCCGAATTGCAGCGGGCCCGCGGCCTCACGTACGTCTTCATCTCCCACGACATCGACACGGTCCGGCATTTTTGCTCACAGGTCGCCGTCATGCACAGGGGCCGGTTCATCGAAGTCGGGACGGCCCATGACGTCCTCAATGATTCACGGGAACCGTACACACAAAAGCTCCTGGCGGCCGCGATGCCGCCACTGAGCTACATCCCACCAGGCGATGTCGCCGACCCCGACCCACTCATTCCCCCCAAGGTGGTGACCGCATGA